The region CCTCCTTATAACGGTTATAGCTATTCGCTTGGTGCTATGTTGTCGATCACTTTCGCCGTGGTATTGATCGTCATCGGCCTGCTACAAGGATTGAAGTGGCTTAGAAATCAATTGCTTGGATCTGAATTGCTTGAAGAACGTGGCCGAATGATCTTAGCAGGGCAAGTGGAGCGTTTTGCTGTCGGTGACGAACGAGAGTGGCCTTACACCGCCAGTGAAGCATTAGATAAACTGATTGAAGAGCTCAAAGATGCTCGTCAAGAGCGGAGCCGCTTTGACACGTTTATTCGCAGCCAAACTTTCTTAGACCAATTGACTGGTGCCGCTAACCGTGTGCTTTTCGATAATAAATTAGAAGCGGCGCTGCAAGAGAGTGGCGCTCATGGTGGCGTGGTCATGCTGCGTATCGATGAACTGGAGTCGGCTCGAGAAGAGAATGACAAGCAGTTAGTCGACGATTTTATTATTAACGTTGGTCAGTGCTTATCCAATGTCACCTCTCGCTATCCAGATGTGATCTTATCGCGTTATTACGAATCTATTTTTGCCGTGTTCTTACCGCATCAATCTTCAAAAGATGTCGCGTATGCGGCTTCCCAATGCCTTAAATTGGCGGAGAGGTTAGCGCCCCCATCACCGCTTGATAAAGATAATTGGTTCCATATTGGCGTCACTATGTATAACGAAGGTGAACGCCGTGGTCGTATTATCAATGAAGTAGAAACGGCACTGAAAAATGCTCAACTACAAGGAATGAACGCTTGGAGTCGGTTTAAAAAGCTGGCGAAACCACAAGATGAGCGAGGTAGTGTACGTTGGCGCACGTTGTTTGACGAAGCGTTGAAACCACAAAATATTCTTTTGTATCAGCAACCTTGTTATTTATTGACTGGCAGCGAACAGCTAGTGAAAGTTCACCAAGAGATATTTGCTCGAATTGATGACCCACAACAAGGAGTTATCAAAGCATCACGTTTCAGTGCGGCGCTAGAGATGGTCGGTTACGAATCATTGATGGATCGATCCGTATTTGATCGCGTTATCGATTTTCTTCGTTCTAGCTCATCGAAAGAGTGCTATTCGATTAATATGAATGTAGTGCCTTTCGCGGATAAGCGTTTTGTTCGTTGGTTGCGTTTTGAGCTAATGCAAATGCCTCAAGAGTGGCGTCAAAGACTCTCTTTCGATTTTTCTGAAGGACATTTAGTACAACATCTGGACTACATGCGACCTGTTTTACGGATGATTTCCGCTTTAGGTTATAAAATTGTCGTAGGGCAAGCTGGACGTACCATAGTAAGTACCCACTACTTGAAAGACATCAAGGTTGATGTACTAAAACTGCATCGTAGCTTAGTGAAACGAATCGATCAAAGGCATGAAAATCAACTGTTTGTGCGCAGTATGCTCGGTGTATGTAGCGGTACTGATACGAAAGTCATTGCAGTAGGGGTTGAAGAAGAGTCAGAATGGGCGATGCTCAAAACCCTTGGTGTTGATGGTGTACAGGGGCGCCTATTCGATGAAGAACGTCCACTACAACCTGATGTTCAGTTGAAAAAACGTAAGGTTGAGTCTGTTATTAAACCTGGTAGAAGAAATCGATGGCGAACTAAATGATAAAACTTGATGAATTGATGTCGAAACTGAATGCTAAAAAATCGAAAAATCAATCGATTGTTTTTGCTGTATTTCAGCCTGATGCCATCTATTTTTCATCAAGTGACACTCATTTGGAGTTACCGTCACGTTACCCATTAAGTGACAAAAGTCTTGCTGTTTCATTAGCTTCAGCCTTGTCTATGGCTGGAATTAAGAATGTGCTGGTGGATGTCATCCTCCATGTTAATCAGTATCAAAGCTTTCAAATTGATAAGCCTGCGATTCCCAAGTCGGAATGGCAGGCTGCATTGCCTTTTTTACTCAAAGACTTAATTAGAGAAAAAGTCACCGATGTGGTTGCCGATGCCTATGAACTGCCAAACAGCAATAAGGTGCAATCTTACGTCGTCCATAAAAAGCTGATTCTAGAGCTTTATCATCAACTTCATGAGCAGCATTGTGAATTACACCGCGTTGTCCCTGAACAAGAAGTATGGGCTCAATCAGTACAAGACCTTAGCCATTTTCTACTTTTACAAAAGAGCACTGAAGGCAGTTTTAAACTCGAAGCATTTTATCAGCAGCGTTGTACTTTCCAGCGCACGCTACGTGGCGTGGTATCACCTTTAACGGGAAGTTCAAGTTCACCACTACAACTCGATGGCTTGGCGCTTGAGCTACAGAGATCGGTTGACTATCTGTCATCACAGATGAAAGGCGTGCCGCTGCATGTGCTGAAAGTGTGCTGCGATGAAGAAAATAATGAAGAGGTGGTTGCAGCACTGAATGAGCGTTTAAGTGTGAAATCGTCCGTTCTCGATGCTGAGCATGACTCTTCTGGTTTGGTTTTGGCAAGAAGTGCCCATAAAGTGCAAAGCGGTGCGATTAACTTCTTTCAATCACAACTTAAACCCAAAGTGGATCATTTCACCTTAACCAATGTAGCTGCGGTATGGGGAGCTATATTGGTTGTGATGTTATTGATTACCGCGTTTTATCAGTATGAATTAGCACAGAAAAGTAAGTATTTACTTACTTTGCAATCACAACAAACGATGTTAGTCGCTCAACGCGACGAGCTGAAGAAACAAGCGGCAAATCATCAGCCTTCTCCGGATAAGTTAGCGGCGATAAGTCGACTGAAAAAAGAAATTGATGCGAAAAATGCGTCGATTGGTGCGGTTGATAGTATTGAGCAATCAAAACAGGCGGGTTATTCCGGGATCATGAGTGGATTGGCTAAGTTAGCCAATACGGATATTGCTCTGTCTGAGATTGAGATCGATAACAACCAGCTGAATATCAAAGGATATGCTCGTAATGCAGCTTCAGTTCCTGCTTGGATTGCTCAGTTTAAACAAGAGCTGCACCTGATCGGCCGTAGCTTTGAAAAACTAAAAATCGAACGTGACGATAAAGGGGTTGTGACTTTTGAGCTGAAAACGAAGCAGGAGGCGAAATAATGAAAGCGCACTGGTTACGTTGGAGCCAACTGTTTGCAGAACGTTCACATCGAGAAAAAATGCTCATCGCTCTTGGTGGGTTGGTCATTTTGTTTCTCGCATTGCAGATGTGGGTCTTAGACCCTGTGTTAGCCCAAGTGGCTGTTCAACAAAAAAAAGCGCTCAATACTGTCTCTGAAACACAAAAAGTGACGGCAGAAATTGCACGACTTAAAACGCTGTTGTCGACGGATCCAAACGCTGAAGTAGACAAACAGTTTGCGAGTTTACAGGTACAGAGCCAGCAGCTTTCTATGAGCATGTCTCAAGTCATGGATGGTATGGTTTCCCCATCTGAAATGGCCAATCTATTAGAAAGCGTATTACGCAATGGTAATAAGTTAAAACTCATTAGTTTGACCTCTCTTCCTGCAAAGCCGGTGGGAAAGAGTAAAGATGGTGTCGATGGTGCTTACTATATTCACCCAGTGCGTATGGAGCTAACCGGAAGCTATTTTGCTATTCGTGATTATCTTTCGGCACTAGAAAGTTTGCCGATCAAATATTACTGGCATAGCTTTAAGTACAGTGTTGAAACTTATCCTCAAGCTCGCATGATTTTAGTGGTTTATACGATTGGCTCACGAGAGGAGTTTATTGGTGGGTAGGTATGTCAGATTTTTGGGTCTGTTGTTGTTTGTTTCTTGGCGTGTTATCGCGGCTCAGGATCCCACCGAGCCTCTGTCTTGGATGAATCCTTCCCAAGAAAAAAAAGTAGTACAACAATCGCTGCCTACATTAAACAGCATCATATGCTCCCCTGAGTGCAGCGCCATCGTCAATGGCGAAATCGTAGGTCGTGGTGATGTGGTTAACGGTTATCAAGTTAAAAACATCACGACCTCGACAGTGGTGTTAGCGCGCGGCAAGCAAGAATGGACACTTGAATTATACTCACAAGATATCAAGCAATAAGGGTCTGGAATCGTATGCGTAGATGGTATTTAGGAACCTTGATTTTAGGGCTGGCTGGATGTTCGATGGGCCATCGTGACCCTGTCGAAGTTAAGCAAGCTTTGAATGAAGCGGTGGAAAACAGCCAATCCAAGCGCTTAGCATCGATTCCCGATGCGGTTGCGGCAGACTTAATGCCAGACTCTGGGATTTCAATGCCTTCCGATACTCCAAAGCAGCTCAAGCGATTTCGGATTCAAACCGATGGAGTTGATGCTAGAGCTTTCTTTACCAGTTTGGTGAGAGGGACTGGTTATAGCGTAGCTCTTCATCCTGATGTGTCTGGCAAAATCACGGTTAACCTTTCTGATGTCACCCTCGATGATGTACTCAATGTTGTGCGAGATCTCTACGGGTATGAAATTGAGAAAACTGGTCAAGTTATTCAAGTCTATCCAGCGGGGTTGAGAACCGTCACTATTCCCGTTGATTATCTACAGTTCAAACGTCTTGGTCGTTCGCTAACCGCGATTAATACGGGGACGATCACTAGCAATACCAATAGTTCTAATAGTTCGAACTCCTCGTCCTCTTCCTCATCTTCTTCGAATTCCATCGCCTCGCTACTTAGCTCAGATTCTGGAGATAACAATAACAGCTCCGATGGTTCAACCAATACCTCATCGTTAAGCGGTGGGACAGAAATTGAAACCACCAGTAAGAGTGACTTTTGGGATCAATTGCAAAAAGCCATTACGCAGTTAGTGGGCTCCGGTCGTGGGCAAAGTGTGGTTGTATCACCTCAAGCGGGTGTTATTACTGTGCGTGCCTTCCCTGAACAGATTCGTGAAATTCGTCGCTTCCTTGGTATCTCTGAGCAGCGATTACATCGCCAAGTTATCTTAGAAGCTAAAGTGCTCGAAGTAACACTGAACGATAGCTATCAACAAGGGATTAACTGGTCAAATTTATCTTTAGGTAACAGTAAGGTCACCTTTGGGGTTGATGGCACAACGTCATTACCAGGGATGGATACGATAGGCACTTTGTTAGGTGGAACAACAAGCCTGTCTATTTCCGATGGTAGTTTTTCTGGCGTGCTCAGTTTTATGTCGACTCAAGGGGATATTAACGTCCTTTCTAGCCCACGAATCACTGCGGCGAATAACCAAAAAGCGGTGATTAAAGTGGGGACTGATGAATATTACGTCACTAATTTAACCAGTACGGTTGGTTCTGGCGATAATGCAGAATCGGCACCGGATATCGAATTGACGCCATTTTTCTCTGGTATTTCCTTAGATGTGACTCCGCAAATTGATGACCAAGGTAATGTACTGTTGCACGTACATCCTGCCGTTATTGATGTGGAAGAAGATTCCAAATCAATTACCTATCAAGACCAAGAGATTGAACTGCCGTTAGCTAAAAGCTCTATTCGTGAGTCGGACTCAGTGATTCGAGCTAAAGATGGTGATGTGGTAGTGATTGGCGGCTTGATGAAAACCAGTATCTCGAAGAAGCAGACGAAAGTGCCTTTGTTAGGCGATATTCCGGGGTTGGGACATCTATTTCGTAGTAAGTCGAATGCAACAGAAAAAACCGAATTGGTGATTTTGCTCAAGCCGACAGTAGTTGGCGTCAACACTTGGCAAAAAGAGCTTGAGCGTTCGCAAGACCTACTGCAGCAATGGATTCCAGATACTAAGTAACGACAGATGTATTTAGAACATTTTGGCTTTACTCAATTTCCATTTCATCTCACGCCAGATACCTCTTTATTTCTGGGGCTTGCGCCACATTACGAGGCACTGCAAACGGTGAATGCCGCGCTCATGATGGGTGAGGGCGTCATTAAGGTCATTGGGGAAGTGGGTACAGGTAAAACCATGGTGTGTCGGATGCTGCTGTCACATCTTGCCGAAGAGTTTGTGTGTATCTATTTGCCTAATCCCGCTTTGAATGGTCTTGAGTTACGACAGAATATCGCTCGGGAGTTACAGCTGGGGCACCCCAATGAATCAGTGATATTGGGGGAAATTCAAGCGAAGTTAATCGAGTTACATCAGCAGGGACATAAAGTCGTGGCAATCGTTGATGAGGCCCAAGCGTTACCTGATGATGCGCTTGAGATGCTGCGATTGTTAGGCAATCTCGAAACGGATCAAGCTAAGTTATTACAACTCGTATTACTTGGTCAGCCTGAACTAGACATTAGGTTAACTCAGCATCATTTAAGACAATTTCGGCAACGTATTACGTTTAGTGCCGATTTAAGACCGCTAACGATGGCTGAAACAGTTGCTTATATCGATAACCGGCTAATTAAGTCCGGCGCTAATGCAGGGCTGTTTCCCTTGAGCCAAAAAAAAGCAGTGTGGCGCGCAGCAAGAGGGACGCCTCGTTTGATTAATCAAATTTGTCATAAAACCCTGTTGCTCTGTTTTTATCAGGGTCTCAAAGGAGTTACCAATCCGCCACTGTTTGCTGCAATACAAGATACGTTTGATACGTGTAAACCCAGATTTAAGACCCCTTGTTTTTGGGGATGGAGTCATTCATGAGTGAGGTTAATCAGGCATTGATGCAACTCGTCAAAAAGCAGTCTGGCCCGTTGCAAGATATTCCTCAAGCCGATGTCCCTGTGATGAAAAAACATCATGGCTGGCCATGGTTTATTGCTGGGTTTTCCTTAAGCTTGGCCGTTGGTGGATGGGCGGTGACCTCCAACAATAATCAGCAAGTGGTTCATCAGTCGGACGTTGTTCTCATTCAACCTCATCAAACTACTGAAAGCCCAACGCAAAGGGCGGTTGCAACCAACACGCCAATCTATTCAGCACTAAAATCAACGCCTTCAACCGCCACAACAGTGGTGAATGCTGCACCGACTCTTCCCATCAATACGGCACTGGTCAGCGCGGTTGCCTCTAATACGCAGGCTTCGTCTACGACTGTAGCGACTAACGAGAATAATCATGGAGTGAAAACGTTAGTCGACACCCCACAAGTAAAGATTGAGCAAGTGGATCTAACGCCTGAGCAACTGGCGAAGAATGCACAGACCCGAGCGTTAAAAGCGTTGGATAGCAATAACTTTGATGCAGCGGTGGATGCTTATGCTGAGGCGCTCCGTTATACCCCAAGAGATGAAACATTAAGACAGCGTTTAGCGGCGCTTTACTACGGCAAAAATGACGTTCGCAAAGCGTTTGATTTGTTGCAGATTGGGATTGAAATGAATCCCAAAGGTGAAACACTGCGTATTGCTCTATCGCGATTGCTGATTAAGGAAAAGCAGTTAACGGCGGCATTAACACCGCTCTCTTCTTTAAACGATGGTGCGTCTGTTGAATATTTATCACTGCGTGCTGCTCTAGCACAGAAAAATCAATTTAATGATATGGCATTGGAAAGTTATCAAAAACTGGTTGAGAAAGAGCCGAATAATGCCCGCTGGTGGCTTGGGTTGGGGATTCAGCAAGAACGGGCTCTTCAATTAGCGCAGGCAAAAGTCTCTTATCACAATGCACTCAGTAAAGTTGGAGTCTCTTCAAACTCAATTACGTTTATCCAAGACAGATTAAAAACTCTAGATAATCTTCAAGGAGGAAAACCCAATGCAAATTAAATTAAGAAAGCGTCTGGGGGATCTTCTGGTTGAAGAAGGGATTGTTAGCGAAGATCAGGTGCAACAGGCGCTCAACGCCCAACGTAATACGGGGCGTAAGTTAGGAGACACGTTGATTGAGCTTGGCTTTATCAGCGAAAAACAGATGCTGAGCTTTTTGTCTCAACAACTTAATTTGCCGTTAATCGATCTTAATCGGGCCAATGTCGATATTGATGCGGTGCAATTACTGCCTGAAGTTCATGCGCGCCGCCTGCGTGCTTTGGTTATTGCTCATAATGGCGATACGCTACGTATTGCAATGAGTGATCCCGCCGATTTGTTCGCCCAAGAGTCACTGCTTAATCAATTACCACAATACAGTTTCGATTTCGTTATTTCTCCTGAAAAACAATTGGTTGAAGGGTTTGATCGTTACTATCGACGTACCAAAGATATCGCTAACTTTGCTGAGCAGTTACAAGCTGAACACCAAACTTCAGATACTTTTGATTTCTCAATTGATACCAATGATGACTCTGATGAAGTCACCGTGGTTAAACTGATCAATTCGCTGTTTGAAGATGCCATTCAAGTCGGGGCATCGGATATTCATATAGAGCCGGATTCTAATCTGCTGCGCCTAAGGCAGCGTATTGATGGGGTTTTACATGAAACCCTGCTTAATGAAGTCAATATTGCCCCCGCCTTAGTACTGCGCCTAAAACTGATGGCGAACTTGGATATTTCTGAAAAGCGCTTACCTCAGGATGGTCGTTTCCACATTAATGTGAAAGGCCAGTCCGTTGATATTCGTATGTCGACCATGCCGGTTCAATACGGTGAGTCGGTGGTTATGCGTTTACTTAACCAATCATCAGGGGTAAGAAAGCTCGAAGAATCAGGTATCCCGGATGAATTATTGATTCGTCTGCGACGTCAGCTTCATCGCCCTCATGGCATGATTTTGGTTACCGGTCCTACCGGCTCAGGGAAAACCACCACCTTGTATGGTGCCTTAACCGAGTTAAATGAGGCGGGTAAGAAGATCATTACCGCCGAAGACCCAGTGGAATATCGCATTTCGCGAGTGAACCAAGTTCAGGTGAACTCTAAGATTAATTTGGACTTTTCCACCTTGCTTCGTACCTTTTTGCGTCAAGACCCAGACATCATTTTGATTGGGGAAATGCGTGACCAAGAAACCGTAGAAATTGGCTTGCGTGCTGCGTTAACGGGGCACTTGGTATTAAGTACATTACATACCAACGATGCGGTTGATAGTGCGCTACGCTTAATCGATATGGGCGCTCCTGGTTACCTTGTTGCGAGCGCAGTGCGCGCAGTGGTGGCTCAGCGCTTGGTGCGTCGAGTTTGCCCCGATTGTAGCGAGGCGATCGAAACCGATGAGTCACAAAAACAGTGGCTACAACAACGTTTTCCTAATCAAACCAATGCGGTATTTCGCCACGGGCGCGGCTGTCAAAGTTGCAACTTAACGGGCTATCGAGGACGTATTGGGGTATTTGAAATGCTTGAGCTCGAGCAACATATGATGGATGCGCTGCGCTCAAATGATGCGGTGGCGTTTGCCAAAGCAGCGAGGCAGTCTGAGCAATATAAACCGCTATTGGCTTCTGCGATGGAGTTGGCTTTGCAAGGGGTTGTGAGTTTGGATGAAGTGATGGCTCTGGGTGAGGGTGATGCCTCCGGTAGTGTCCAAGCCATTTACCTCTGAGGATAGTGTATGCCAACGTATCGTTATCAAGGACGCCAAGCCGACGGTTCAAAAACCTCAGGTAGCATTGATGCCCCGACGCAGGAGTTGGCTGCTGAAGCTCTTATGAATCGAGGCGTTATTCCAACGCTCATCGCCGAAGGTAAAGGCAGTGCTTCTGGTATCAGTTTTGGTGTGGATTGGCGCAGTTTGTTTGTGCGTTCGGTACCTTTGGAAGTATTAGTTATCTTCTGTCGTCAGTTGTTTAGCTTAACGAAAGCGGGGGTGCCTTTACTGCGCTCTATGCGCGGTTTAACGCAAAACTGCCCGAATAAACAGCTAAAGCATGCACTTGATGAAGTCTGTAACGAGTTGACGAATGGTCGTAGCTTATCGGCTTCCATGCAATTGCATCCGTTGGTTTTCAGCCCACTGTTTGTCTCAATGATTCACGTTGGTGAAAATACGGGTCGCTTGGATGAAGCACTGTTGCAACTGGCCATGTATTACGAACAAGAAGTTGAAACGCGTAAGCGGATTAAGACCGCCATGCGTTATCCCTCTTTTGTATTGTCATTTATTACAGTGGCGATGTTTGTCCTCAACGTAAAAGTGATTCCTCAATTTACTAAAATGTTCAGTCGGTTTGGGGTCGAACTCCCTTTGCCAACTCGAATATTGATTGGTATGTCAGACTTTTTTGTTAACTACTGGATGGCAATGCTGGGGGCTTTAGTGGCTGCTTTCTTTGCTTTTCGAGCGTGGTTAGGCACGCCAAATGGCAGAGAGAAATGGGATAAGTGGCGCCTGCGTTTTCCGATTGTTGGGGGAATTGTCAATCGTGCTCAACTGTCACGATTTTCCCGTACTTTCGCCCTGATGTTAAAAGCGGGAGTGCCTTTAAACCAATCGTTAGCTTTATCAGCAGAAGCACTGCAAAACAAATTCTTAGAAGCCCGTTTACTAGAAATGAAGTCGGCAATTGAAGCGGGGAGCAGTGTGTCGCAAACCGCGACCAATACGAAGATTTTTACTCCGCTAGTATTGCAGATGATTGTGGTCGGTGAAGAGACCGGGCGTATTGATGAGCTATTAATGGAAGTCTCCGACTTCTATGATCGAGAAGTCGACTATGATTTAAAAACCCTCACTGCGCGAATTGAGCCTATATTGCTGGTGATCGTGGCAGGAATGGTGCTGGTGTTGGCCTTAGGGATCTTTTTGCCGATGTGGGGAATGTTGGACGCCATTCGAGGGCGGTAGCATGAACGAACGATTTCGCTTTGTTGTGTGGGCTGTGTTGTTGGTGATCTTAATTTCGACCTTTTTTTACTATTGGCAAAAAGTACAAGTGGTTGCTGATCGAACTGCATTTACCTTAGCAACCGATCGTATGTTGGATCGTGCGAATCAAATTAAGCAGTTGTGGATTCTGAAAGGTAAGCCATCCCAGTTAACGTATTTGGAACAAACACTGCCGATGAATCAGAGTGGTTGGGTTTTCCCAGAAACAGGACAAGGTATTGATTGTGAGAAAATACTGATGATTCTGTACCCAGATGAGAGGATTCTCAATTTTAAGCCACTTGTGGAAAGTTTGAGCAAGAACGATCGGTTTATATGCAATTTTAGGTATAATCAACAATATGCTATTCAAGTGGTTTGGATAGGAAAGCAGTTTTCTGTGAAGGTGCTCGAAGAACCCTAGTCAATAAAGGGGGACACGGGTCTTTTTGATGCATAGTTTGGGTGGTCATAACATGGTGGTTGGAGATAGGCGAGTAACAGGTTTCTCACTGATTGAGTTGATAGTCGTGATTGTGGTTGTTGGGTTACTTGCTGTTGCTGCTCTACCAAAGTTTATTGATGTGACTGACGAAGCCAAAAAAGCAAGTGTGCAAGGAATTGCTGGTGGTTATGCAACGGCGGTTCTTTCAGCACGCTCCCAATGGGAAGCAGAGGCAAGACCGACCCAAACGGTGGGTGGACAGGTATATAACACGGTCAACTATGACGGTGTCGATTTTTGGTTAACTCGTGCTGAGGACGGTTCTGGTAACAGCACGGGATATCGCGATGGGTATCCTTACGCAATCAATAGCGGGACAGGGAGTTACCCCTCGTCGGTAACAGATGCAGCTTGCATCGCGCTGATGGAGAACTTGTTACAAAACCCTCCTCGAGTGAGCACGGTGACTGCGGCAAACAGCGATTCGGATATACAGTATTCAGCAGAAGCGGACAACTCTGCTCATACTTGTACTTATGTTCAAAAAGAAGGCGGCTCTGCACATCAGTTTGTTTATGAACTGGAAACCGGTCAAGTAACGGTAACTTTGCAGTAGTTGGTAGGTTTTTAATTCAGTCGATGTAAAGAGGTAATATGATGAAAAGACAAGGTGGTTTTACCCTGATCGAATTGGTAGTGGTCATTGTTATTTTAGGTATTTTGGCCGTGACCGCCGCGCCTAAGTTCCTAAATTTGCAGGATGATGCTAAGAAATCTGCGCTGCAAGGTTTGAAAGGGGCAATGGATGGTGCAGCAGGTATCGTCTATGGCAAAGCTGCTGTTGAAGGCAAGGATTCAGGTGATTCTGTTCAAACTCTTGATAGTGGCATTACGGTTCTTTATGGCTATCCTACAGCGACTTCTGCAGGGATTGGTGCATCAGTAACAGGTCTAACATCTGATTGGACATCTTATGCTAATACTAGTACTTCTCCAGCAAGTTTTGTTGCGACATTCAGTAGTTCAAGTATTACTGATGCGTCAGGTGTGACTGGCACTTCTTGCTATGTATCCTATAGCCAAGCAACAAGTGCAGCTGCCGCTTCTACATTGGTCGTAGACTCTGGTTGCTAATTTTACTTAGTTAATCTCGTATGAGTAAATCAAACCCAGCTCAATTAGGTTTTACTCTGGTTGAGCTTGTGGTTGTGATTCTATTGGTCTCCATCGTATCGGCTGCCGCCTACTCCCGATATATGGGGACCTCTGGTTTTTCTGCTTTTACCGCGCAAGAGCAGGCGATGTCGGTGATTCGTCAGGTCCAAATCAACCGCATGCAATCGAATCTTTCCTCTCCTTCTAGCAATGTTAATTATGTATTAGCGATTTCAAGTAACTGTCTTGGTTCGGTTGCTGGATGTGCTAATAGCAGTAACGGTCAGCGTAGTGATTTTGTTAGTGAAGAGGGCATTACCTTTTCGGTTTCCCCCAGTTTAAATACCGTTTCGTTTGATCTACTTGGCAACCCCCTCGACAGTGCAGCAAGTGGTGTGACCATCACCATACGCTCCAGCGCTAACACGGTGCAGCTTTGCATCAACTCCCAAGGTTATGTGAGTAAAGGGGGCTGTTCATGAGGAAACCCAACGGTTTCACGCTGGTTGAAAGTATTATGGCCATGATATTGATTGGCTTTGCCATGGTGACTCTCATCAGCTTTCTTTATCCTCAGGTTGAACGTTCAGCGACTCCTCATTATCAAATGCGCGCCGCCCACTTACAGCAAAGCATTATGAGTCGCATTTTGTCGCGCGCCTTTGATGAACAAAGTGATGTTCAAGGTGGGCAATATCGCTGTGGCGAAAATAACTTACAAGGCGAGGCCACAACCTGTACTGCACCGGCTAGCCTTGGAAAAGAGAGTGGTGAGAGTGCCGACACCTTTAACGATGTGGATGACTATATTGGTTGCTGGTGGAGCGATAATGCCAGTGATTGTGGGGCCACGACAGTGGCTGGGCGTTTAACCGATTTGTTGGACATGTCATCGGCAAGTGAATACGCCCATTTTACGGTGTTTATCAGTGTTAATTATGTGGGCAGCAGTGGCAACGTTAGCTCGACGATTACTGATTTAAAACGGATTCAGCTTAATGTGGATGCGGGCAATTATGGCTCTTATCCATTAGTTGCTTTTCGGGGGAATTACTGATGCCTTCTTCCCGCGGATTCACTCTTATCGAAATGATCATGACCATTATCGTTGGGTCGATTTTGGTATTGGGTATTGCTGGTTTTCTTGAGTTAGGCGCGAAAGGATATACCGATACGGTTGCTCGGCAACGTATTCAAACTCAAGCGCAGTTCGTGTTAGAAAAAATGTCTCGAGAGCTACGCCATGCGGTACCCAATAGCATCGAAGTGACGTCTACCGCACAAGAGCAGTGTGTCTCCTTCTATCCAATTGAGTATGCGGGGTTTTACGCTGTCGATGAGGCATCGCAAACCTTGGAGTTTTTAGTGGGAAATGCCCCTGCTCAATATGATGACTTAAAGTTAATGATCAACCCGAGC is a window of Vibrio porteresiae DSM 19223 DNA encoding:
- a CDS encoding tetratricopeptide repeat protein, giving the protein MSEVNQALMQLVKKQSGPLQDIPQADVPVMKKHHGWPWFIAGFSLSLAVGGWAVTSNNNQQVVHQSDVVLIQPHQTTESPTQRAVATNTPIYSALKSTPSTATTVVNAAPTLPINTALVSAVASNTQASSTTVATNENNHGVKTLVDTPQVKIEQVDLTPEQLAKNAQTRALKALDSNNFDAAVDAYAEALRYTPRDETLRQRLAALYYGKNDVRKAFDLLQIGIEMNPKGETLRIALSRLLIKEKQLTAALTPLSSLNDGASVEYLSLRAALAQKNQFNDMALESYQKLVEKEPNNARWWLGLGIQQERALQLAQAKVSYHNALSKVGVSSNSITFIQDRLKTLDNLQGGKPNAN
- a CDS encoding ExeA family protein codes for the protein MYLEHFGFTQFPFHLTPDTSLFLGLAPHYEALQTVNAALMMGEGVIKVIGEVGTGKTMVCRMLLSHLAEEFVCIYLPNPALNGLELRQNIARELQLGHPNESVILGEIQAKLIELHQQGHKVVAIVDEAQALPDDALEMLRLLGNLETDQAKLLQLVLLGQPELDIRLTQHHLRQFRQRITFSADLRPLTMAETVAYIDNRLIKSGANAGLFPLSQKKAVWRAARGTPRLINQICHKTLLLCFYQGLKGVTNPPLFAAIQDTFDTCKPRFKTPCFWGWSHS
- a CDS encoding MSHA biogenesis protein MshF, which translates into the protein MNERFRFVVWAVLLVILISTFFYYWQKVQVVADRTAFTLATDRMLDRANQIKQLWILKGKPSQLTYLEQTLPMNQSGWVFPETGQGIDCEKILMILYPDERILNFKPLVESLSKNDRFICNFRYNQQYAIQVVWIGKQFSVKVLEEP
- a CDS encoding type II secretion system F family protein; the encoded protein is MPTYRYQGRQADGSKTSGSIDAPTQELAAEALMNRGVIPTLIAEGKGSASGISFGVDWRSLFVRSVPLEVLVIFCRQLFSLTKAGVPLLRSMRGLTQNCPNKQLKHALDEVCNELTNGRSLSASMQLHPLVFSPLFVSMIHVGENTGRLDEALLQLAMYYEQEVETRKRIKTAMRYPSFVLSFITVAMFVLNVKVIPQFTKMFSRFGVELPLPTRILIGMSDFFVNYWMAMLGALVAAFFAFRAWLGTPNGREKWDKWRLRFPIVGGIVNRAQLSRFSRTFALMLKAGVPLNQSLALSAEALQNKFLEARLLEMKSAIEAGSSVSQTATNTKIFTPLVLQMIVVGEETGRIDELLMEVSDFYDREVDYDLKTLTARIEPILLVIVAGMVLVLALGIFLPMWGMLDAIRGR
- a CDS encoding GspE/PulE family protein; protein product: MQIKLRKRLGDLLVEEGIVSEDQVQQALNAQRNTGRKLGDTLIELGFISEKQMLSFLSQQLNLPLIDLNRANVDIDAVQLLPEVHARRLRALVIAHNGDTLRIAMSDPADLFAQESLLNQLPQYSFDFVISPEKQLVEGFDRYYRRTKDIANFAEQLQAEHQTSDTFDFSIDTNDDSDEVTVVKLINSLFEDAIQVGASDIHIEPDSNLLRLRQRIDGVLHETLLNEVNIAPALVLRLKLMANLDISEKRLPQDGRFHINVKGQSVDIRMSTMPVQYGESVVMRLLNQSSGVRKLEESGIPDELLIRLRRQLHRPHGMILVTGPTGSGKTTTLYGALTELNEAGKKIITAEDPVEYRISRVNQVQVNSKINLDFSTLLRTFLRQDPDIILIGEMRDQETVEIGLRAALTGHLVLSTLHTNDAVDSALRLIDMGAPGYLVASAVRAVVAQRLVRRVCPDCSEAIETDESQKQWLQQRFPNQTNAVFRHGRGCQSCNLTGYRGRIGVFEMLELEQHMMDALRSNDAVAFAKAARQSEQYKPLLASAMELALQGVVSLDEVMALGEGDASGSVQAIYL
- a CDS encoding prepilin-type N-terminal cleavage/methylation domain-containing protein; amino-acid sequence: MHSLGGHNMVVGDRRVTGFSLIELIVVIVVVGLLAVAALPKFIDVTDEAKKASVQGIAGGYATAVLSARSQWEAEARPTQTVGGQVYNTVNYDGVDFWLTRAEDGSGNSTGYRDGYPYAINSGTGSYPSSVTDAACIALMENLLQNPPRVSTVTAANSDSDIQYSAEADNSAHTCTYVQKEGGSAHQFVYELETGQVTVTLQ